A stretch of Coregonus clupeaformis isolate EN_2021a chromosome 37, ASM2061545v1, whole genome shotgun sequence DNA encodes these proteins:
- the LOC121553417 gene encoding leucine-rich repeat, immunoglobulin-like domain and transmembrane domain-containing protein 1 produces MWPKMFLVFILGLYLGTGALPSSVSACPSQCSCFFHNLSDGSKARSVICNDPEISLVPASFPVDTSKLRIEKTAIQRIPSEAFNYLPNLEFLWMSFNVLSALNPDSFRGLLDLEELRLDGNALTAFPWESLMDMSSLKLLDLHNNQLTSVPADATIYIKNLTYLDLSSNNILTVPAEVLATWLTVKSAHGPDSSKMILGLHDNPWVCDCRLYDLIQFQKSPTLSVAFIDTRLRCSAPESLSGVLFSDAELRRCQAPRIHTAVARVRSTLGNNVLLRCGTIGIPSPDLAWRRADGKALNGTVQQENSKEGIIWSILSVPAVSYRDSGKYVCKANNYAGNAEAVISLVISEAPPKPDNNNNQTSVVAAAAVKKNKVKKPNGIGKAAYQEKLVARLGVPTPSPPPPLVVVDSSPVPEGMGRVADRATPGPATLPSPDGLLELEKTNLSNLAQAQYDPDRIVRSVKVLGDTENTITLNWRAPKAKNTTAFSVLYAVFGERDMRKINVAAGQNRVFIEGLVPKTKYIACVCVRGLIPKKEQCVIFSTDEAASAAGTQKLINVIVITVACVIAVPLTVIVCCGALKRRIQKMWGKKSKDIQDSYVTFETLSPGTKAKGLEGEYLTRLKPEESNRLLSARSSLDSEATAKIEGQPNEYFC; encoded by the exons ATGTGGCCCAAAATGTTCCTCGTGTTCATCCTGGGACTTTACCTGGGGACAGGTGCGCTTCCCTCCTCAGTGAGTGCGTGCCCGTCGCAGTGCAGCTGTTTTTTTCACAACCTAAGTGATGGATCTAAGGCCAG GAGTGTCATTTGCAACGACCCCGAGATCTCCCTTGTGCCTGCCAGTTTCCCTGTGGACACGTCCAAGCTGCGAATCGAGAAAACTGCCATCCAGCGGATCCCGAGTGAAGCCTTTAACTACCTCCCCAATCTGGAGTTCCTCTGGATGTCCTTCAACGTGCTGTCCGCTCTCAACCCGGACAGTTTCCGTGGGCTGCTAGATCTGGAGGAGCTGCGACTGGACGGGAATGCCCTCACCGCGTTCCCCTGGGAGTCTCTTATGGATATGTCCAGCCTCAAGCTGCTGGACTTGCACAACAATCAGTTGACCTCAGTTCCCGCAGACGCCACAATTTATATAAAAAACCTGACCTACCTGGATCTATCCAGCAACAACATTCTGACTGTCCCTGCTGAGGTGCTAGCCACCTGGCTAACGGTTAAATCCGCGCATGGCCCAGATAGCTCCAAAATGATACTTG GCCTCCATGACAATCCCTGGGTGTGTGACTGCCGCCTGTATGACCTGATCCAGTTCCAGAAGTCGCCAACTCTCTCCGTGGCATTCATTGACACGCGCCTCCGCTGCTCCGCACCCGAGAGCCTGTCAGGTGTTCTGTTCAGCGACGCTGAGCTGCGGAGGTGCCAGGCGCCGCGCATTCACACAGCAGTGGCGCGAGTCCGCAGCACCTTGGGAAACAATGTGCTGCTGCGCTGCGGGACCATCGGCATTCCCAGTCCGGATCTGGCCTGGCGGAGGGCGGATGGGAAAGCCCTGAACGGGACTG TCCAGCAGGAGAACTCCAAGGAAGGCATCATCTGGTCCATCCTCAGTGTCCCGGCCGTGTCCTACCGCGACTCAGGGAAGTATGTCTGCAAGGCCAATAACTACGCCGGCAACGCCGAGGCCGTCATCTCCCTAGTCATCTCCGAAGCACCCCCGAAacctgacaacaacaacaaccaaacCAGCGTGGTTGCTGCTGCTGCcgtaaaaaaaaacaaagtcaagaAACCCAACGGGATAGGGAAAGCAGCATACCAGGAGAAACTGGTGGCTAGGTTAGGGGTTCCCACCCCCAGCCCTCCACCCCCACTTGTTGTGGTGGACTCCAGCCCTGTGCCTGAGGGTATGGGGAGAGTGGCAGATAGAGCCACCCCTGGACCAGCTACTTTGCCTAGTCCAGACGGACTCCTGGAGCTGGAGAAAACCAACCTGAGCAACCTGGCCCAGGCCCAGTATGACCCAGACCGGATAGTTCGCTCGGTCAAGGTGTTGGGCGACACAGAGAACACCATCACCCTGAACTGGCGGGCACCCAAGGCCAAGAACACTACAGCCTTCAGCGTGCTCTACGCTGTCTTCGGCGAGCGGGATATGCGCAAGATCAATGTGGCAGCGGGCCAGAATCGCGTCTTCATCGAGGGCCTGGTGCCCAAGACCAAGTACATTGCTTGCGTGTGCGTCCGGGGCCTGATCCCCAAGAAGGAGCAGTGCGTCATCTTCTCCACCGACGAGGCGGCCAGTGCCGCCGGCACCCAGAAGCTCATCAACGTCATCGTGATCACGGTGGCGTGCGTCATCGCCGTGCCGCTCACCGTCATCGTGTGCTGTGGCGCACTCAAGAGGCGCATCCAGAAGATGTGGGGCAAGAAGTCCAAGGACATCCAGGATTCATACGTGACTTTTGAGACGCTGTCCCCCGGGACCAAGGCTAAAGGGTTGGAGGGTGAGTACCTGACCAGACTCAAACCTGAGGAGTCCAACCGACTGCTGTCTGCCCGTTCCAGTCTGGACTCAGAGGCCACAGCTAAGATAGAGGGACAGCCCAACGAGTACTTCTGCTGA